A region from the Marinobacter sp. SS13-12 genome encodes:
- a CDS encoding YeeE/YedE family protein, with protein MKFNLASFGAGLLFGLGLLVSGMANPEKVLGFLDIAGQWDPSLAFVMAGAILVGLLAFTVAKKRTLSFLGFDMRLPTSDRLDKRLVVGSVLFGAGWGLAGFCPGPGLVALGAGKTGALVFVVAMIAGMGLFEVIENNRAAK; from the coding sequence ATGAAATTCAATCTTGCTTCATTCGGTGCTGGCCTGCTGTTTGGCCTGGGCCTGCTTGTCAGTGGTATGGCCAATCCCGAAAAGGTTCTCGGTTTCCTCGATATTGCCGGGCAATGGGATCCTTCCCTGGCCTTTGTGATGGCAGGCGCCATTCTTGTAGGCCTGTTGGCCTTTACCGTCGCAAAGAAGCGGACACTGTCCTTTCTCGGCTTCGATATGCGTTTGCCCACCTCCGACCGTCTCGACAAGCGGCTGGTGGTCGGTAGCGTGCTGTTCGGCGCAGGCTGGGGGCTGGCCGGCTTCTGTCCCGGACCGGGACTGGTAGCGCTGGGAGCTGGTAAAACCGGTGCCCTGGTCTTCGTGGTGGCAATGATCGCTGGTATGGGGTTGTTCGAGGTGATTGAGAACAACCGGGCTGCGAAATGA
- a CDS encoding YeeE/YedE family protein, giving the protein MIEIAWGHFTPWSALAGGIIIGLSATAFILLNGRIAGISGILGGLLTPQKRDVLWRLAFLAGMLAAPLLWMMTAELPAIEIKASYPALIVAGLLVGIGTRYGSGCTSGHGVCGLSRLSVRSLAATLTFMAAGFITVYVIRHLIQGA; this is encoded by the coding sequence ATGATTGAAATCGCGTGGGGACATTTCACCCCATGGTCCGCATTGGCCGGCGGAATCATTATTGGTTTGTCGGCAACCGCGTTCATATTGCTGAATGGGCGAATTGCCGGTATCAGCGGAATTCTTGGTGGTCTGCTGACGCCGCAGAAGCGTGATGTGCTCTGGCGCCTCGCCTTCCTGGCCGGCATGTTAGCCGCACCCCTGCTGTGGATGATGACCGCGGAGTTGCCAGCCATTGAGATCAAAGCGAGTTACCCGGCCCTTATCGTGGCGGGTCTGCTGGTGGGCATCGGCACACGCTATGGCTCCGGCTGTACCAGCGGGCATGGCGTTTGTGGCCTGTCCCGGTTATCCGTACGTTCGCTGGCTGCGACTCTGACCTTTATGGCAGCCGGCTTTATTACCGTCTATGTCATCCGCCACCTGATTCAAGGAGCCTGA
- a CDS encoding phasin family protein gives MSDENENKPENDEQLAGKIKGSARQIWLAGLGAYTKAEEDAGKFFERLVQEGEQLESKTRGVVEKHVRSVEDRVGDVRDRATGTWDRLEHLFDERVSGALRRLGIHRREDIDALERRIQALEAELVRLREQTEDRSEEE, from the coding sequence ATGTCTGACGAAAACGAAAACAAGCCGGAAAACGACGAACAGCTGGCGGGTAAGATCAAGGGGTCTGCAAGGCAGATCTGGCTTGCCGGGCTGGGAGCCTACACCAAGGCAGAAGAGGATGCCGGCAAGTTTTTCGAGCGCCTGGTCCAGGAAGGCGAACAGCTGGAAAGCAAGACCCGCGGTGTTGTCGAGAAACACGTTCGGTCGGTGGAGGATCGCGTGGGTGATGTGCGGGACAGGGCCACAGGTACCTGGGACAGACTCGAGCACCTGTTTGACGAGCGGGTGTCCGGGGCGTTGCGCCGCCTGGGTATTCACCGCCGCGAGGACATAGACGCTCTGGAGCGCCGGATACAGGCGCTCGAAGCCGAACTTGTCCGGTTACGTGAACAAACCGAGGACCGTTCCGAGGAGGAATGA
- a CDS encoding TetR/AcrR family transcriptional regulator, with protein sequence MKKIKTRDRILEASLMLFNSTGEPNVTTLLISDELDISPGNLYYHFKSKGDIVGELFASYEHEMLDLLAVPADADISLDQQSFFLHLLFETVARYRFLYQDLVNVLSRYEQLQTRFRRILKKKTSGFRTICESFRRQGIMEITDGELEALCDQLTLTACYWSSFDSLSHLEDRESMDPGRGVYQMMYLLLPYLRSEEKEQIYLMSRDYL encoded by the coding sequence ATGAAAAAAATCAAAACCCGCGACCGAATTCTGGAGGCCAGCCTGATGCTGTTCAACAGCACCGGCGAACCCAACGTCACGACCCTGCTGATTTCTGACGAACTGGATATATCCCCCGGCAACCTCTATTACCATTTCAAGAGCAAGGGCGACATCGTCGGGGAGTTATTTGCCAGTTACGAGCACGAGATGCTCGACCTGTTGGCGGTGCCTGCGGATGCCGATATCAGCCTGGACCAACAGAGTTTCTTCCTGCACCTGCTGTTTGAAACCGTCGCCCGCTACCGTTTCCTGTACCAGGACCTGGTGAACGTGTTGTCACGGTACGAACAGCTGCAGACGCGTTTCCGCCGCATACTCAAGAAGAAAACCAGCGGTTTCAGGACGATCTGTGAGAGCTTTCGGCGCCAGGGCATCATGGAGATCACCGACGGAGAACTGGAGGCCCTGTGCGACCAGCTGACCCTGACAGCCTGTTACTGGAGCAGTTTCGACAGCCTGTCGCACCTGGAAGACCGCGAATCCATGGATCCCGGCCGCGGCGTTTACCAGATGATGTACTTGCTGTTGCCCTACCTGAGGTCTGAGGAAAAGGAACAGATCTACCTGATGAGCCGGGATTATCTCTGA
- the xthA gene encoding exodeoxyribonuclease III, producing MMFVSFNVNSIRTRLHQLEAVIRDLNPDVIGLQETKVTDEDFPVEAIRNLGYHVHFHGQKTHYGVALLSRQEPDSVQKGYPWDGEDSQRRLITGHFTVDGHKLTVVNGYFPQGESRDHPVKFPAKEKFYADLMRYLDELKATGNEIVLMGDMNISPTDLDIGIGADNARRWLRTGKCSFLPEEREWLGQVESRGFTDVFRHLHPEESDTFSWFDYRSKGFERDPRRGLRIDLVMASDSLLPKAKEAGVSYDIRAMERPSDHCPVWASFDI from the coding sequence ATGATGTTTGTCTCCTTCAACGTCAACAGTATTCGCACCCGACTGCACCAGCTTGAGGCCGTCATAAGGGATCTCAACCCGGATGTCATCGGCCTGCAGGAAACCAAGGTGACTGACGAAGATTTTCCGGTGGAGGCTATCCGGAACCTGGGCTACCACGTTCACTTTCATGGTCAGAAAACCCATTACGGCGTTGCCCTGCTTTCGCGTCAGGAACCAGACAGTGTTCAGAAAGGCTACCCGTGGGATGGCGAGGATTCCCAGCGGCGGCTGATTACCGGCCACTTCACCGTAGACGGCCATAAGCTGACAGTGGTTAACGGCTACTTCCCCCAGGGTGAAAGCCGGGATCACCCGGTGAAGTTCCCGGCCAAAGAGAAGTTCTACGCCGACCTGATGCGCTACCTGGACGAACTCAAGGCGACCGGCAACGAGATTGTGCTCATGGGCGACATGAATATTTCCCCCACCGACCTGGATATTGGCATCGGTGCCGACAACGCCAGGCGCTGGCTACGTACAGGGAAATGCAGCTTCCTTCCGGAAGAGCGGGAATGGCTGGGACAGGTGGAAAGCCGTGGCTTTACCGATGTGTTCCGGCATCTGCACCCGGAGGAATCAGACACCTTCAGCTGGTTCGATTATCGCAGCAAAGGGTTTGAACGGGACCCGCGCCGGGGGCTGAGGATTGATCTGGTCATGGCCAGTGACAGCCTGCTGCCAAAGGCGAAGGAAGCCGGGGTAAGCTACGACATTCGTGCCATGGAGCGGCCCTCGGACCATTGTCCGGTGTGGGCCAGCTTCGACATCTGA
- a CDS encoding DUF2878 domain-containing protein, whose protein sequence is MIQSDIVRNTINFVLFQAGWFICVLYPGLPAAGFVVLLVAFHLAFISRHRLAELQFIGAGAVLGGVLDGIWFQTGILDDGTGSVELTPVWLVGIWAIFMTTLSHSLSWISSRVWLPFVCAPIAGPFAYWSASQLGAVELPDLTVSLLALAAGWLVVFPALLYLRKFLYPELAR, encoded by the coding sequence ATGATCCAGTCAGATATCGTCCGTAACACCATCAATTTCGTTCTGTTCCAGGCGGGTTGGTTCATTTGCGTTCTTTACCCGGGCCTTCCGGCCGCAGGCTTCGTGGTGCTGCTGGTAGCCTTTCATCTTGCCTTTATCAGCAGGCACCGCCTCGCCGAATTGCAATTTATTGGCGCCGGCGCCGTCCTTGGCGGCGTGCTTGATGGCATCTGGTTCCAGACCGGTATCCTCGATGACGGTACCGGCAGTGTTGAACTCACGCCGGTATGGCTGGTGGGTATCTGGGCCATATTCATGACCACCCTCTCCCACTCCCTGTCCTGGATCAGCAGCAGGGTCTGGCTGCCATTTGTGTGTGCACCGATTGCAGGTCCATTCGCCTACTGGTCCGCGAGCCAACTGGGGGCGGTCGAACTTCCCGATCTGACCGTGTCACTGCTGGCACTGGCCGCCGGCTGGCTGGTGGTGTTTCCGGCCCTGCTTTACCTGCGTAAATTCCTCTACCCGGAGCTGGCCCGATGA
- a CDS encoding cyclopropane-fatty-acyl-phospholipid synthase family protein gives MENLNTSFESTGAGRHAPLTSRVARHLVCQQLSLLEDGALTIREAGQQTLSFGNGDIRFAPAELVIHDSSTWKDLLTGGSIGAAESYVAGDWSTPDLVALLRFFTRNVDRMNEFEDRFSWITKPALKGLHWLNRNTREGSRKNISAHYDLGNDLFETFLDPTMMYSAAIYPRPEATLEEAAVHKLDTICRKLALQPGDHVMEIGTGWGGFAVHAARHYGCHVTTTTISSEQLELTREKVKAEGLEDRITLLFDDYRDLEGQFDKLVSIEMIEAVGPQFLDSYFSQISRLLKPEGLALVQAITMPEQRYRRALKSVDFIQRFIFPGSFIPSFGAILGSVRSGSDLVMTHAEDIGFHYARTLHDWCERFMANREKLEGQGYDEAFRRLWHFYFAYCEAGFSERAIGVSQIVFAKPGNKRANILSV, from the coding sequence ATGGAGAACCTGAACACCTCATTTGAATCCACAGGCGCCGGAAGGCATGCCCCCCTGACCAGCCGTGTGGCACGGCACCTGGTCTGCCAGCAATTGTCACTGCTGGAAGACGGCGCCCTGACCATTCGTGAGGCCGGCCAGCAGACTCTGAGTTTCGGCAATGGCGACATCCGCTTTGCGCCAGCCGAACTGGTTATCCATGACAGCAGTACCTGGAAGGACCTGCTTACCGGCGGCAGTATTGGTGCAGCAGAATCCTATGTGGCCGGAGACTGGTCAACACCGGACCTGGTGGCCCTGTTGCGTTTCTTCACCCGCAACGTGGACCGCATGAACGAATTTGAGGACAGATTCAGCTGGATCACCAAGCCGGCGCTAAAAGGCTTGCACTGGCTGAACCGGAACACCAGAGAGGGTTCCCGCAAGAACATCAGTGCCCACTACGACCTGGGCAACGACCTGTTTGAAACCTTTCTCGACCCCACCATGATGTACTCGGCGGCTATCTACCCGCGCCCTGAAGCGACCCTGGAGGAGGCGGCCGTACACAAACTCGATACCATCTGCCGCAAGCTTGCCCTTCAACCCGGTGATCATGTGATGGAAATCGGTACCGGCTGGGGCGGCTTTGCGGTACACGCTGCCAGGCATTACGGCTGCCATGTGACCACCACCACGATTTCGTCCGAACAGCTTGAGCTGACGCGAGAAAAGGTGAAGGCCGAGGGCCTCGAGGACAGAATCACCCTGCTGTTTGATGACTACCGGGACCTGGAGGGCCAGTTCGACAAGCTGGTGTCCATCGAGATGATCGAAGCGGTCGGCCCACAGTTCCTGGACAGCTATTTTTCCCAGATCAGCCGGTTGCTGAAACCCGAGGGACTGGCACTGGTCCAGGCCATCACTATGCCCGAGCAGCGCTACCGACGGGCACTGAAAAGTGTCGACTTCATTCAGCGGTTCATCTTCCCGGGCAGTTTCATCCCCTCGTTCGGTGCCATTCTGGGCTCTGTTCGTAGCGGATCCGATCTGGTGATGACCCATGCTGAGGATATCGGGTTTCACTACGCCCGTACCCTGCACGACTGGTGCGAACGGTTCATGGCAAACCGCGAAAAGCTTGAGGGCCAGGGATACGATGAAGCCTTTCGCAGGCTCTGGCATTTTTACTTTGCCTACTGCGAGGCCGGATTCAGCGAACGGGCCATTGGCGTGTCGCAAATAGTGTTCGCCAAGCCGGGCAACAAACGCGCGAATATCCTCAGCGTATGA
- a CDS encoding DUF1365 domain-containing protein: protein MNAAVQDTLIGDRLHSQWLEGTIRHRRMTPVRHEFSYSTGMLALDLREWHSVTDISRLFSLEKFNWLSLRRQDYFQPEKDNLLQAVTNQVQSATGWKPDGPVELITHPRYFGYVFNPVSFYFCYNAGDRPDNGAVPRVILAQITNTPWKDRHMYCLESTGADPTSAGWRTERFGFGKRFHVSPFNPMDQHYQWTFSFRGPEVRIHMNVFQDDRKHFDATLVVRRTPLDRKQLHRSLRQFPVEALKVVGGIYWHALKLKLKGVPFFTHPDKLPESDPAHRLGSTDSGLDVTRATDRTKTTGKVSSWRT from the coding sequence ATGAACGCTGCCGTGCAAGACACATTGATCGGCGATCGCCTTCACAGCCAGTGGCTGGAAGGCACCATCCGCCATCGACGCATGACGCCTGTGCGCCATGAGTTCAGTTACAGCACCGGCATGCTGGCACTGGATCTGCGGGAGTGGCACTCAGTGACTGACATAAGCCGTCTGTTTTCGCTGGAGAAGTTCAACTGGCTTTCGCTTCGGCGGCAGGACTACTTCCAGCCCGAGAAAGACAACCTGTTGCAGGCCGTGACGAATCAGGTGCAGAGCGCGACAGGCTGGAAACCGGACGGCCCGGTAGAGCTGATTACCCACCCCCGCTATTTCGGTTACGTGTTTAACCCGGTCAGCTTCTACTTCTGCTACAACGCCGGTGACAGGCCTGACAATGGCGCAGTACCAAGGGTAATTCTGGCCCAGATTACCAACACCCCCTGGAAGGACCGCCACATGTACTGCCTGGAAAGCACCGGGGCGGACCCTACCAGTGCCGGCTGGCGCACGGAGCGTTTCGGGTTCGGCAAACGTTTCCATGTATCTCCGTTCAACCCCATGGACCAGCATTACCAATGGACCTTCAGTTTCCGGGGCCCTGAAGTGCGCATTCACATGAATGTATTTCAGGACGACCGTAAACATTTTGATGCCACTCTGGTGGTCCGACGCACCCCCCTGGATCGTAAACAACTTCACAGAAGCCTCAGGCAGTTTCCCGTCGAAGCGCTGAAGGTGGTGGGTGGAATTTACTGGCACGCACTGAAGCTGAAACTCAAGGGCGTGCCCTTTTTCACCCACCCGGACAAGCTTCCGGAAAGCGACCCTGCCCACAGGCTCGGAAGCACCGATTCAGGCCTTGATGTTACCAGGGCCACCGACCGAACAAAGACAACCGGAAAGGTAAGCTCATGGAGAACCTGA
- a CDS encoding FAD-dependent oxidoreductase, translating to MSNERQRIAVIGAGVSGLTTAWLLSEKYHVELFEAGDYAGGHTNTESVTAGGREWPVNTGFIVFNDWTYPNFIRLMDRLGVESEVSDMSFSVDCHSSGLQYNGTSLNTLFAQRGNLLNLPFLRMIREILRFNRESRADLAEGNIGDEESLGEYLNRNGYSRYFRKYYIVPMGAAIWSAPEIVLEQFPIRFFLQFFNNHGMLSVDDRPTWRVISGGSARYVEAMMVRLENHTHLNSPVTAVLRQQDKVLVTVNDEQQEFDQVVFACHSDQALKMIKDPTAREMEILGAITYQSNDVVLHTDSTVLPSNRRAWAAWNYFIPQHSTEPVSVTYNMNVLQNFHHAPETFCVTLNRSADIAPDRIIKRFDYAHPVFTLEAVAAQKRYDEIGGLNRSHFCGAYWFNGFHEDGVCSALRVTSALGVEL from the coding sequence ATGAGTAACGAACGTCAACGTATTGCCGTTATTGGCGCTGGTGTATCGGGGTTGACCACAGCCTGGCTGCTATCGGAAAAGTACCATGTAGAACTGTTTGAGGCCGGAGACTACGCTGGCGGTCATACCAACACAGAATCGGTGACGGCCGGCGGACGCGAATGGCCGGTCAACACCGGCTTTATTGTCTTCAATGACTGGACCTACCCCAATTTTATCAGGCTGATGGATCGGCTGGGGGTTGAGTCCGAAGTCAGCGACATGAGCTTCAGTGTTGACTGTCACTCGTCTGGCCTCCAATACAACGGCACCAGCCTGAACACGCTGTTTGCGCAGCGCGGCAACCTGCTGAATCTGCCATTCCTCCGTATGATCCGGGAGATTCTGAGATTCAACAGGGAGTCCCGCGCAGACCTGGCAGAAGGCAATATCGGGGACGAAGAAAGCCTTGGGGAATACCTCAACCGTAACGGCTACTCCCGGTATTTCCGCAAGTACTACATCGTTCCCATGGGCGCCGCTATCTGGTCAGCACCGGAAATTGTGCTGGAACAGTTCCCGATCCGCTTCTTCCTGCAGTTTTTCAACAATCACGGCATGCTGTCAGTAGACGACCGGCCCACATGGCGGGTTATTTCCGGCGGTTCTGCCCGCTATGTCGAAGCCATGATGGTCCGGCTTGAAAACCACACCCACCTGAACAGCCCGGTGACCGCTGTGTTACGTCAGCAGGATAAGGTGCTGGTAACCGTGAACGATGAGCAACAGGAATTTGACCAGGTAGTGTTTGCCTGTCACAGCGACCAGGCGCTGAAAATGATCAAGGACCCCACCGCCAGGGAAATGGAAATCCTGGGAGCCATTACCTACCAGAGCAATGACGTGGTGCTTCATACTGACAGCACGGTACTTCCCTCGAACCGGCGCGCCTGGGCAGCCTGGAACTACTTTATTCCCCAACACAGTACCGAGCCGGTTTCCGTTACTTACAACATGAATGTGCTGCAGAACTTTCACCATGCCCCGGAAACCTTCTGCGTCACCCTCAACCGCAGCGCTGATATTGCTCCGGATCGCATTATCAAACGGTTCGACTACGCCCATCCGGTGTTTACCCTGGAAGCCGTTGCCGCCCAGAAGCGTTATGACGAAATCGGCGGCCTCAATCGCAGCCATTTCTGCGGCGCCTACTGGTTCAACGGCTTTCATGAAGATGGCGTGTGCAGCGCATTGCGTGTCACCAGCGCGCTGGGTGTGGAGTTGTAG
- a CDS encoding SDR family NAD(P)-dependent oxidoreductase: MSQRLDSPSSIWITGASSGIGEAVTRELVQQGHRLIITGRRREALDQLCALAPERMKSAMADTTDREALQSISADLETFGSLDMAILNAGTCEYLEIAEYDSSIIDHNVTTNVVGTARCLDIALPALRRTVQQGRPATLVIVSSSAWWFPFGRAEGYGASKAALTYFAHALRADLASEGIDVVVVSPGFVKTPLTDRNDFPMPFLVSAQDAATRIVNGLRKGKTEIAFPKRFTWTLKLLGALPQGLIDRMAASMSRQSRKEQESNE, encoded by the coding sequence ATGAGTCAACGGCTTGATTCACCATCCAGTATCTGGATCACCGGGGCCAGTTCCGGTATCGGAGAGGCGGTTACCAGGGAACTTGTCCAACAGGGCCATCGATTGATCATCACCGGTCGCAGGCGGGAAGCACTTGACCAACTGTGCGCCCTGGCACCGGAACGGATGAAGTCCGCCATGGCCGACACCACGGACCGGGAAGCGCTTCAGTCAATCAGCGCTGACCTGGAAACGTTCGGCAGCCTGGACATGGCCATTCTGAATGCTGGCACCTGTGAGTACCTGGAAATTGCGGAATACGACAGCAGCATCATCGACCACAACGTGACCACCAATGTGGTGGGTACCGCCCGCTGCCTGGATATCGCCCTGCCCGCACTTCGCCGCACGGTGCAACAGGGACGTCCGGCCACCCTGGTGATTGTCAGTTCCTCGGCCTGGTGGTTTCCGTTCGGGCGGGCGGAAGGTTACGGCGCGTCCAAGGCGGCACTGACGTATTTTGCCCACGCCTTGCGGGCGGACCTGGCCTCCGAAGGCATCGATGTTGTGGTGGTTTCCCCGGGCTTTGTGAAAACGCCCCTGACCGATCGCAATGATTTTCCCATGCCCTTCCTGGTATCTGCGCAAGATGCAGCAACACGGATTGTAAACGGGCTGCGCAAGGGAAAAACGGAGATCGCATTTCCCAAACGTTTTACATGGACATTGAAGCTCCTCGGTGCCCTGCCCCAGGGCCTGATTGACCGAATGGCAGCCAGCATGAGTCGGCAAAGCAGGAAAGAACAGGAATCCAATGAATGA
- a CDS encoding nuclear transport factor 2 family protein has protein sequence MSTASIIDMGNRNSSVHETLGRFRQLFNNLCAGNMAELGSVYSDNVRFTDPFTTVRGIDELTEYFTGAYANVISCGFDFGDPVINGEDVCIPWVMHLQHKRILKGKAVKVDGISQLVIREGRVLSHRDYFDAGQLLYENLPIMGGVIRWIRSQAG, from the coding sequence ATGAGTACCGCCTCAATCATTGATATGGGTAACAGGAATTCGTCGGTGCATGAAACCCTTGGTCGCTTCAGGCAACTCTTTAACAATCTCTGCGCTGGCAATATGGCGGAGCTGGGCAGCGTGTACAGCGACAACGTCCGCTTTACGGATCCCTTTACCACGGTTCGGGGCATCGATGAGCTCACAGAATATTTCACCGGGGCCTACGCCAACGTCATCTCTTGCGGGTTCGATTTCGGCGACCCTGTGATCAACGGTGAAGACGTGTGCATCCCCTGGGTGATGCACTTGCAGCACAAGCGCATTCTTAAAGGTAAGGCTGTGAAAGTGGACGGCATCAGCCAACTGGTGATCCGCGAGGGGCGTGTCCTCTCTCATCGCGACTACTTTGACGCGGGCCAACTGCTCTACGAGAACCTCCCGATCATGGGCGGCGTTATTCGCTGGATAAGGAGCCAGGCAGGATGA
- a CDS encoding acyl-CoA desaturase has protein sequence MTRVQNWLTNILRWFDSTAGSDHLDTSSRAFNFLRVVPFIALHLACLLVIFTGTSTFAVVFAAAFFAVRMFAITGFYHRYFAHKTFKTSRVAQFLFGALGASAAQRGPLWWAAHHRHHHQHSDDEMDLHSPHQGGFWWSHVGWFTCDAGFAMNERRVKDWMKFPELRFLNRFDSLVPAAAAIVIYALGEGLAARAPELGTNGLQLLVWGFFISTVVLFHATVSINSLSHVWGKRRFETGDDSRNNVWLALITMGEGWHNNHHRWPQSVRQGFRWYEVDMTWYGLWLLARLGIIWDLNPIPEHIQEETRQLDAMRRKRS, from the coding sequence ATGACCCGAGTGCAAAACTGGCTGACAAACATTCTGAGGTGGTTCGACTCCACTGCGGGTTCGGATCACCTCGACACAAGCTCTCGCGCTTTCAATTTTCTCAGGGTAGTGCCCTTTATAGCACTTCATCTTGCCTGTTTGCTGGTCATTTTTACCGGCACCAGTACCTTTGCTGTGGTCTTTGCGGCTGCATTCTTTGCTGTGCGTATGTTTGCCATTACCGGCTTCTACCACCGCTACTTCGCCCATAAAACGTTCAAGACCAGCCGCGTGGCGCAATTCCTGTTCGGAGCCCTCGGTGCCAGTGCAGCCCAACGCGGACCATTGTGGTGGGCCGCCCACCACAGGCACCACCACCAGCACTCCGATGATGAAATGGATCTGCACTCCCCCCACCAGGGCGGATTCTGGTGGTCCCATGTCGGTTGGTTTACCTGTGACGCGGGGTTTGCCATGAATGAGCGCCGGGTTAAGGACTGGATGAAGTTCCCGGAGCTGCGTTTCCTGAACCGTTTTGACTCGCTGGTGCCCGCAGCGGCCGCTATTGTCATCTATGCGCTGGGCGAAGGTCTGGCTGCCCGGGCCCCGGAGCTGGGCACAAATGGGTTGCAACTGCTGGTGTGGGGCTTCTTCATTTCCACGGTAGTGCTCTTCCATGCCACCGTGTCCATCAATTCCCTGTCCCATGTGTGGGGCAAACGTCGCTTCGAAACCGGCGACGACAGCAGAAACAACGTCTGGCTGGCCCTGATTACCATGGGCGAAGGCTGGCACAACAATCACCATCGCTGGCCGCAATCCGTGCGCCAGGGATTCCGGTGGTATGAGGTGGATATGACCTGGTACGGACTTTGGCTTTTAGCGCGCCTGGGCATCATCTGGGACCTGAACCCGATTCCAGAGCACATTCAGGAAGAAACCCGCCAACTGGATGCCATGAGGAGGAAAAGATCATGA
- a CDS encoding FAD-dependent oxidoreductase: MFNQTDQMPVIRRIAIVGSGLAGLTAALLLREKNVDVTVFEKSRGPGGRMASKRVPGGSADIGAQYFTARNPAFTGFLAHYAGEDRFGTWPGRFGYQNPDGEWESFPDETRYVGIPRMTAITRGLASTVDVRAETRVERLVRSGREWTLRDTDGESHGPFDGVIVTAPPAQAQELFSNSGLQALASGLDEPVRHIQPCWATAVHLPEPLEQPYEGMRCQDEVLYWVANNSSKPGREDKGQWWVLHANPEWSRFHQDSAPEQVAKDMVAAFQRVTGCNIQPDEVLSHRWLYAKSSSPDQPGFRWFDDHCIGLAGDWLSGGRVEGAFESAQGLAEEILSL, from the coding sequence ATGTTTAACCAAACCGATCAGATGCCTGTTATACGCCGGATAGCCATTGTTGGTTCAGGGCTGGCCGGACTGACTGCCGCACTTTTGCTCAGGGAAAAAAATGTTGACGTCACGGTCTTTGAAAAAAGCCGCGGCCCGGGCGGGCGGATGGCCTCAAAGCGTGTTCCCGGAGGCTCTGCCGATATCGGTGCCCAGTACTTTACAGCGCGAAACCCGGCGTTCACGGGGTTTCTGGCCCACTACGCCGGTGAGGACCGGTTCGGGACCTGGCCGGGGCGGTTCGGCTATCAGAATCCTGATGGCGAATGGGAGTCCTTTCCGGATGAGACCCGATACGTCGGGATTCCCCGAATGACCGCTATCACGCGGGGCCTGGCCTCGACAGTGGATGTGCGAGCCGAAACCCGTGTTGAACGCCTGGTTCGTAGTGGCCGGGAGTGGACTCTCCGGGACACTGACGGTGAGTCTCACGGCCCCTTTGACGGGGTTATCGTAACCGCGCCGCCGGCGCAGGCGCAGGAACTGTTCAGTAACAGCGGGTTGCAGGCGCTTGCCAGCGGTCTGGATGAACCGGTCCGCCACATCCAGCCGTGCTGGGCAACCGCGGTGCATCTTCCGGAGCCGCTGGAGCAGCCTTATGAGGGGATGCGTTGCCAGGATGAGGTGCTTTACTGGGTTGCCAATAATTCCAGCAAGCCGGGCCGGGAAGATAAGGGCCAGTGGTGGGTTCTGCACGCCAACCCGGAATGGTCCCGCTTTCATCAGGATTCGGCCCCGGAACAGGTGGCCAAAGACATGGTTGCGGCATTTCAGCGGGTTACCGGCTGCAACATTCAACCTGATGAGGTGCTGTCCCATCGCTGGCTCTATGCAAAATCGTCATCCCCGGACCAGCCCGGTTTTCGGTGGTTCGATGATCACTGCATTGGCCTGGCCGGCGACTGGCTCAGTGGTGGTCGTGTGGAAGGGGCGTTCGAGAGCGCCCAGGGGCTGGCGGAGGAAATACTTTCCCTCTGA